A genome region from Gemmatimonadota bacterium includes the following:
- a CDS encoding spore germination protein GerW family protein, protein MAIEDMVRTMLNELREIVQTETVVGEPVVVGEVTIIPVSKISFGFGAGGGQGKKDDGSSGTGGGGSVQPVAFIVIQKGKAQLLPIEDKSMSIADLLKYAPDLIEKIKAFKDKRKQKEEVNDDSEEKK, encoded by the coding sequence ATGGCCATTGAAGACATGGTGCGAACGATGTTAAACGAACTGCGTGAAATCGTACAAACCGAAACCGTAGTAGGCGAGCCTGTTGTCGTGGGCGAAGTCACCATCATCCCCGTATCCAAAATATCCTTTGGATTTGGTGCAGGCGGTGGGCAAGGCAAAAAAGACGACGGAAGCAGTGGCACGGGCGGAGGCGGCTCTGTGCAACCCGTGGCATTCATCGTCATACAAAAAGGCAAAGCACAGCTTCTCCCCATAGAAGACAAAAGCATGTCCATCGCCGACCTGCTCAAATACGCGCCTGATTTAATTGAAAAAATCAAAGCGTTTAAGGACAAGCGAAAACAGAAGGAAGAAGTGAACGACGACAGCGAAGAAAAAAAATAA
- the hflC gene encoding protease modulator HflC has translation MRNLVTLVVILIAATILLQSSCYIVDEREQVVVTEFGQPVRTVQSPGLHFKIPFIQQLHTFEDRLLYSDADPRQIYTQDKKNLIVDNFARWRITDPLKFLVSVQNVSYAQSRLDDIIFSAVREELGQRTLVEIVVTHREEIMKKVTERSHEAALGLGIDILDVRIKRADLPRENKNNVFERMRAERDRQAKEYRAEGEEAALKIRAETDLEVARLKSEALQKSQLIRGEGDAEALRIYADAFEQDPRFFQFWRTLEAYEKTLGEGTTVVMPPTSDFFKYLTKKRPR, from the coding sequence ATGCGCAACCTCGTAACCCTGGTGGTCATTTTGATAGCTGCCACCATTTTATTGCAATCATCGTGTTATATCGTGGATGAACGCGAACAGGTCGTCGTCACAGAATTTGGACAACCCGTACGCACCGTGCAATCCCCGGGCCTGCATTTTAAGATCCCATTTATCCAACAATTGCACACCTTCGAAGATCGCCTGCTGTACAGCGATGCCGATCCCAGACAAATTTACACACAGGACAAGAAAAACCTCATCGTCGATAATTTCGCCCGCTGGCGCATCACAGACCCACTCAAGTTTTTGGTATCTGTCCAGAATGTCTCCTATGCACAATCGCGCCTGGACGACATCATTTTTTCTGCTGTTCGAGAAGAACTCGGCCAACGCACGCTGGTCGAGATCGTAGTTACGCACCGCGAGGAAATCATGAAAAAAGTAACAGAGCGCTCCCACGAGGCAGCACTCGGACTGGGCATTGATATCCTCGATGTGCGGATTAAACGCGCAGACCTGCCGCGCGAAAACAAAAACAACGTATTTGAACGCATGCGTGCCGAGCGCGACCGGCAGGCCAAAGAATACCGCGCCGAGGGCGAAGAAGCGGCTCTGAAAATCCGCGCGGAAACCGACCTCGAAGTCGCGCGACTCAAATCCGAAGCCCTGCAAAAATCGCAGCTAATTCGCGGTGAAGGCGATGCCGAAGCATTGCGTATCTATGCCGATGCCTTTGAACAAGACCCCCGGTTTTTTCAATTCTGGCGCACCCTCGAAGCCTATGAAAAAACCCTGGGTGAAGGAACAACCGTCGTGATGCCTCCCACCAGCGACTTCTTTAAGTACCTGACCAAAAAGCGTCCGCGGTAG
- the recG gene encoding ATP-dependent DNA helicase RecG — protein MLSNLNQPLRTLPGIGLKREKVLENAGIATVGDLLLYLPYRYIDRSTEVGIAHLPLEREVTAVGEIVSMQTIPGKRRRFVMTVEDQTGSVACTYFGGIQYLKNAYRAGDIVALGGKLTRFGRTLQIVHPEIEVLANEDDDNQRLHTGRIIPLYSTTSKMKADRLTARALRRLLFAALQAIGDQIEDPLDENIRKRRGLMRLRDAIEKIHFPDTKTDIDTARQRLSFDEIFYIQLYLGQAKKLRQRTPGRVLTSSGPLTQQLVAHLPFELTQAQTRAIAEIGHDLQRPIAMHRLLQGDVGSGKTLVALHAMLCAADSGAQAALMAPTEILAEQHAHTIRELTAPLGLDIALVTGRMPKAQRDKILNGLRSGKIQLTVGTHALLQNDIAFADLALIVVDEQHRFGVVQRAMLREKGNAPHLLVMTATPIPRSLSLTLYGDLDVTIIDALPPGRIPVRTGWRYAQDRARALQFLCSELQQNRQAYIVYPLVSESEKSDLQAATAAFENLQQGALSNFQLGLLHGRLKRDEKETTMSAFRRGDLNALVTTTVIEVGVDVPNATVMMVEHAERFGLSQLHQLRGRVGRGQHQSYCILIADPQEGLSDDAHERLDAMARTTDGFEISEADLCIRGPGHIFGTQQAGFPKFHFADLARDGALITAARREAQTLLNRDPNLTAHTVLRRELAATARHDMQIVEAG, from the coding sequence ATGCTCTCAAACTTAAACCAGCCCCTGCGAACCCTGCCGGGCATTGGGCTAAAGCGCGAAAAAGTATTGGAAAACGCTGGCATCGCCACCGTGGGCGATCTGCTGCTCTACCTGCCCTATCGGTACATAGATCGATCCACCGAAGTCGGAATCGCACACCTGCCGCTGGAGCGAGAAGTCACCGCAGTTGGCGAAATCGTAAGCATGCAAACAATCCCCGGCAAGCGTCGGCGATTCGTCATGACAGTAGAAGACCAGACCGGATCGGTCGCCTGCACCTATTTTGGAGGCATTCAATACCTCAAAAATGCATATCGCGCGGGCGACATCGTGGCACTCGGAGGCAAATTGACGCGGTTCGGGCGCACCCTGCAAATAGTACACCCCGAAATAGAAGTTCTCGCAAACGAAGACGACGACAACCAGCGGCTACACACCGGACGCATCATCCCCTTGTATTCCACCACATCAAAAATGAAAGCAGACCGCCTCACAGCCCGCGCACTCCGCCGCCTGTTATTCGCCGCGCTACAAGCTATTGGAGATCAAATCGAAGACCCATTGGACGAAAACATACGCAAACGCCGTGGCCTGATGCGCCTTAGAGACGCAATTGAAAAAATTCATTTCCCAGACACAAAAACGGACATAGACACTGCGCGGCAACGCCTATCATTTGACGAAATCTTCTACATCCAGCTTTATCTGGGACAAGCAAAAAAGCTTCGCCAGCGCACCCCCGGGCGCGTCCTGACATCCAGCGGTCCCCTGACGCAACAACTCGTAGCGCATTTGCCCTTTGAACTCACACAGGCGCAAACGCGCGCCATTGCAGAAATCGGCCATGACTTACAGCGCCCCATAGCCATGCACCGCCTGTTACAGGGCGATGTGGGATCCGGCAAAACCCTGGTCGCCCTCCACGCCATGTTGTGTGCCGCAGACAGCGGCGCGCAGGCCGCCTTAATGGCACCCACAGAAATCCTCGCCGAGCAACACGCCCACACCATCCGGGAACTCACCGCCCCATTGGGCTTAGACATAGCACTGGTAACAGGACGCATGCCAAAGGCGCAACGCGACAAAATACTGAACGGATTGCGTTCTGGAAAAATACAACTAACCGTCGGCACACATGCCCTGTTGCAAAACGACATCGCATTTGCCGATCTCGCGCTCATCGTCGTCGATGAGCAACATCGCTTTGGCGTGGTACAGCGCGCCATGCTGCGCGAAAAAGGCAATGCGCCCCATCTCCTGGTCATGACCGCCACCCCCATACCCAGATCCCTATCGCTGACCCTGTACGGCGATCTGGACGTCACCATCATCGACGCCCTGCCGCCCGGTCGCATCCCTGTACGCACGGGATGGCGTTATGCACAGGACCGCGCCCGCGCACTGCAATTCCTGTGCAGCGAATTGCAACAGAATCGCCAGGCATATATCGTCTATCCACTCGTATCCGAATCCGAAAAAAGCGACCTGCAAGCCGCCACCGCCGCCTTTGAAAACCTGCAACAGGGCGCACTCTCCAACTTTCAACTGGGCTTGCTTCACGGCCGGCTAAAACGCGATGAAAAAGAAACCACAATGTCTGCCTTTAGACGCGGCGACCTGAATGCACTGGTCACGACAACAGTCATAGAAGTCGGCGTCGATGTACCCAATGCCACAGTCATGATGGTCGAACACGCCGAGCGTTTTGGACTATCGCAACTGCACCAATTGCGCGGACGCGTGGGCCGCGGTCAACATCAATCCTACTGCATCTTAATCGCAGACCCCCAGGAAGGGCTATCAGATGACGCACATGAACGCCTCGACGCCATGGCGCGAACAACGGACGGATTCGAAATTTCAGAAGCCGACTTGTGCATCCGGGGACCCGGACATATCTTTGGCACACAACAAGCTGGCTTCCCCAAATTTCACTTTGCCGACCTCGCCCGCGACGGTGCCTTAATCACCGCCGCACGCCGAGAAGCACAGACACTCCTGAACCGCGACCCAAATTTGACCGCACACACTGTTTTAAGACGAGAATTAGCCGCAACCGCACGCCACGACATGCAAATTGTAGAAGCGGGATGA
- a CDS encoding peptidase MA family metallohydrolase has translation MSARLTKISYLCFLLLFSFSAANATEWHKFERDGLALYLAHTDAVRARELLNALLIGRNEIRRKLGGAPEIPIAVYLAPSKTVFGELTHGRLPHWSAGVAFLESRTIVLQAGTDNLLQVARHEFAHIFLHAIAPSRVPVWFHEGVAMWASHEWRLRQSAAVFYAVFSENLIPLSEIDEVLSFPSAKADLAYTESLLAVSFLIRLGGPNAVVVMLSELEAGAPFEVALFRVTGETPREFERRWRDDVQARFSLMTLLFSPDLIWLYLTLLLLLAYICVRLRNRATLRRWEAEDAAEELTLQLRVYRREDEQ, from the coding sequence ATGTCTGCCCGTTTAACGAAAATCTCGTATCTCTGCTTTCTCCTCCTCTTCTCTTTTTCCGCAGCAAACGCGACAGAATGGCACAAATTTGAACGCGATGGACTCGCCTTATACCTCGCGCATACCGATGCGGTTCGGGCACGAGAATTGTTGAACGCACTCCTTATTGGACGCAATGAAATCCGGCGCAAACTGGGCGGCGCCCCCGAAATTCCCATAGCGGTTTATCTCGCACCGAGCAAAACCGTTTTTGGAGAATTGACACACGGGCGGTTGCCACACTGGAGCGCGGGGGTTGCATTTCTCGAATCGCGCACCATTGTACTGCAAGCTGGCACCGACAATTTACTACAGGTTGCGCGGCACGAATTTGCCCATATATTTTTGCACGCCATTGCGCCATCGCGTGTACCCGTCTGGTTTCACGAAGGCGTGGCGATGTGGGCGTCGCACGAGTGGCGCTTGCGACAAAGCGCGGCAGTGTTTTACGCGGTCTTTTCGGAAAACTTAATCCCGCTCTCCGAAATTGATGAAGTCCTATCTTTCCCTTCGGCAAAAGCCGATCTGGCTTACACGGAAAGTTTGCTGGCAGTCTCGTTTTTAATCCGTTTGGGCGGTCCTAATGCCGTGGTCGTCATGCTTTCCGAGTTGGAAGCAGGCGCGCCCTTTGAAGTCGCATTATTTCGCGTAACTGGCGAAACGCCCCGCGAATTTGAGCGGCGATGGCGCGATGATGTACAGGCGCGATTCAGTCTGATGACACTACTCTTTTCGCCCGATTTGATCTGGCTGTATCTCACCTTGCTCTTGCTACTCGCCTATATATGCGTGAGACTGCGGAACCGCGCGACCTTGCGTCGGTGGGAAGCCGAAGACGCAGCCGAAGAATTGACCCTGCAACTGCGCGTATATCGCCGAGAGGACGAGCAGTGA
- the coaE gene encoding dephospho-CoA kinase (Dephospho-CoA kinase (CoaE) performs the final step in coenzyme A biosynthesis.), protein MIIGVTGGIGAGKSTVCAVFEKAGACVIDADATGHEVLRDTTVIRNLTDVFGQEILDSHGQIARRELGKRAFASDKSREKLNAIVWQPLRQLLLDKIHAALDREPTRPVVVDAALLVERGDPKKIVDILVVVTAPKALRIQRTMARLGISRAEVVARLAAQLPEEDKVSVADFVVVNDKTPAVCRQRARAIWNKLQCEER, encoded by the coding sequence GTGATCATAGGCGTAACAGGAGGCATTGGCGCGGGCAAAAGCACCGTGTGCGCCGTATTTGAAAAAGCCGGCGCATGCGTAATCGACGCCGATGCAACAGGTCACGAAGTACTCCGCGACACGACTGTGATTCGCAACCTGACCGATGTGTTCGGACAGGAGATTCTGGATTCCCACGGGCAAATCGCACGCCGGGAATTGGGCAAGCGAGCCTTTGCCTCTGACAAAAGCCGCGAAAAACTCAACGCCATCGTGTGGCAACCGCTTCGGCAGTTATTGCTGGATAAAATTCACGCGGCTCTGGATCGAGAACCCACACGCCCTGTCGTTGTAGATGCGGCCCTTCTGGTCGAACGCGGCGATCCCAAAAAAATCGTCGATATACTCGTAGTAGTAACCGCCCCAAAAGCCCTGCGGATTCAGCGGACAATGGCGCGGTTGGGCATCTCCAGAGCCGAAGTTGTGGCGCGACTGGCCGCACAGTTGCCCGAAGAAGACAAAGTCTCAGTCGCAGATTTTGTCGTAGTCAATGACAAAACACCCGCCGTGTGTCGCCAGCGCGCGCGGGCTATCTGGAACAAATTGCAATGTGAGGAGAGATGA
- the hflK gene encoding FtsH protease activity modulator HflK, whose product MQEYQFPNRPNFDLQFNPKFIYYGLIVLALLWLASGIYTVRQDEQAVVFRFGRAVSLEDPGIHYHWPTPIERVEKERVSEVKRLEVGFRTISVTPTPRYQKVTAESAMLTGDENIVDVELIVQYRIRDLENYLFQVNDQRKAVKDVTEAALRQVIGQRTIDQALTEGKLEIQEEILKQVQEVLDLYQIGVRVDQAKLQTVSVPQEVDHAFKDVANAREDKERLRNEAEAYRNDIIPKTRGEAERMIREAEAYKVERVKRSQGDADRFVEVLKEYRNAKDVTETRMYLETMEKILPGIQKYVVESDGKGGILNVLNLQKPLGGGN is encoded by the coding sequence ATGCAAGAATATCAATTTCCAAACCGTCCAAATTTCGATTTGCAATTCAACCCCAAGTTCATCTATTACGGGTTAATTGTACTGGCATTGCTCTGGTTGGCCAGTGGCATCTATACGGTGCGGCAAGATGAGCAAGCAGTCGTATTTCGATTTGGACGAGCGGTAAGCCTGGAAGATCCTGGCATCCACTACCACTGGCCCACACCCATCGAGCGCGTTGAAAAAGAGCGCGTATCAGAGGTAAAACGCCTCGAAGTCGGCTTTCGCACCATCAGCGTAACGCCCACGCCGAGATACCAGAAGGTCACAGCCGAATCCGCCATGTTGACCGGCGACGAGAATATCGTCGATGTAGAGTTGATCGTTCAGTATCGCATCCGCGATTTGGAGAACTACTTGTTCCAGGTCAACGACCAGCGAAAAGCCGTCAAAGACGTGACCGAGGCCGCATTGCGTCAGGTCATTGGGCAGCGCACCATTGATCAGGCCCTCACAGAGGGCAAGCTGGAAATACAGGAAGAGATACTGAAACAGGTTCAGGAAGTCCTGGACCTCTACCAAATCGGCGTGCGCGTCGATCAGGCCAAATTGCAAACCGTATCTGTACCCCAGGAAGTCGATCACGCATTTAAGGACGTCGCCAACGCGCGAGAAGACAAAGAACGTCTCCGCAACGAAGCCGAAGCCTATCGCAACGACATCATCCCAAAAACGCGCGGTGAAGCCGAAAGAATGATTCGAGAAGCCGAAGCCTATAAGGTCGAGCGCGTCAAGCGCTCACAGGGCGATGCAGACCGCTTCGTCGAGGTGCTCAAAGAATACCGCAACGCAAAAGACGTGACCGAAACGCGAATGTACCTCGAAACAATGGAAAAAATTCTGCCCGGCATACAAAAATACGTCGTCGAATCCGATGGCAAGGGCGGCATCCTCAACGTTCTCAACTTGCAAAAGCCATTAGGAGGAGGAAATTGA
- a CDS encoding carbohydrate kinase family protein, translated as MNHKLRIALLGTINRDTIHTADGVTTESYGGLLYSILALAEIASSRVAIYPICNVGADMETVVREKLAPYPHVKFDGIRFVSGKNPHCFLDYDANGRKRETLHNDVPQISFSQIEPFLDCDAICFNFITGMELALETAQRVRRSATGLLLMDVHSLTLGMDEKRRRFWRVPPQWEKWMGCVDVVQMNEQEGALLAGETLDGKNATRRFAKRVLCAGPSVLMITRSNRGSETIFQDDRSDIVIDQFDPAPISEPCDETGCGDTFLMGYTWAFLQTGNRAVASRFANRVAGINVCLRGIEGIAKINQFLNPEDLPVQDIQTGQPAVLNGILPGPERRA; from the coding sequence ATGAATCATAAGCTGCGCATTGCGTTGCTTGGCACGATTAACCGAGACACGATTCACACCGCCGATGGCGTAACAACCGAAAGCTACGGCGGTTTGTTGTACAGCATCCTGGCACTGGCCGAGATCGCGTCTTCTCGGGTAGCGATTTATCCCATCTGCAATGTAGGCGCAGACATGGAAACCGTAGTGCGAGAAAAACTCGCGCCATATCCGCACGTCAAATTCGACGGCATCCGATTTGTATCGGGCAAGAATCCCCATTGCTTTTTGGACTACGACGCAAACGGGCGCAAACGCGAAACCCTGCACAATGACGTCCCGCAAATCTCTTTTTCACAAATTGAACCATTTTTAGACTGCGACGCGATATGCTTTAATTTCATCACCGGAATGGAACTCGCGCTCGAAACCGCACAGCGCGTACGCCGTTCCGCCACTGGCTTATTGTTAATGGATGTCCACAGTCTAACCCTGGGCATGGATGAAAAACGCCGCCGGTTCTGGCGCGTGCCCCCGCAGTGGGAAAAATGGATGGGATGCGTAGATGTCGTACAAATGAATGAGCAAGAAGGCGCTTTGCTCGCCGGCGAAACACTTGATGGAAAAAACGCAACACGCCGTTTTGCAAAACGAGTACTGTGCGCGGGACCTTCGGTATTGATGATCACGCGCAGCAACCGCGGTTCTGAGACAATTTTTCAAGATGATCGCTCAGACATTGTAATCGACCAGTTTGACCCCGCGCCCATATCCGAACCCTGTGACGAAACCGGATGTGGCGACACCTTTTTAATGGGATATACCTGGGCCTTCTTGCAAACGGGCAACCGCGCAGTTGCAAGCCGTTTTGCCAATCGAGTGGCGGGTATCAACGTGTGTTTGCGCGGCATTGAGGGCATTGCGAAAATAAATCAATTCTTAAACCCCGAAGACCTGCCTGTGCAGGACATTCAGACAGGTCAACCTGCCGTATTAAACGGCATTCTCCCCGGTCCTGAAAGGAGGGCCTGA
- the gcvPA gene encoding aminomethyl-transferring glycine dehydrogenase subunit GcvPA has translation MNYTPHTERDIQHMLNVIGVASTDDLFAPVPESLRLKALNLPSGISEMEAMAFVQSLTDRGSETPLSFLGGGAYDHFSPSVVDAIISRGEFFTAYTPYQPEVSQGTLRAIFEFQSMICELTNMEVANASMYDGASALAEAVLMSVRLNNRTRILLPRSLHPFYRQVVATYVRGIDLELVDIPWSDSGTLDIPALKRELNDNTAAVVVQNPNFLGVLEHLDEIGDLVNNTRTAFVACVNPISLSAIRPPGDFGADIVVGDGQPLGLPLSYGGPYVGFFASRNAHVRKMPGRICGQTTDVDGKRGFVLTLQTREQHIRRERATSNICTNQTLCATAATVYLSSVGPQGFREVGELNWHQSHRALQALTALDGVRQKFSGPIFNEFVLETDRKASDVLTALQHRGIEAGIDLGRFYPELENCILTCVTEKRTDANIDRLIDAWRTL, from the coding sequence ATGAATTACACGCCACATACAGAACGCGATATTCAGCACATGCTCAACGTGATCGGAGTAGCATCCACAGATGATCTATTTGCACCCGTTCCCGAATCACTGCGCCTGAAAGCGCTCAATTTGCCCTCTGGAATCAGTGAAATGGAAGCGATGGCTTTTGTGCAATCGCTAACCGACCGCGGAAGCGAGACACCCCTATCATTCCTGGGCGGAGGTGCTTACGATCACTTTTCGCCCAGCGTGGTCGATGCCATCATTTCACGAGGCGAATTTTTTACAGCCTACACGCCCTATCAGCCCGAGGTGAGTCAGGGAACCCTGCGGGCTATTTTTGAATTTCAATCCATGATTTGTGAACTGACCAACATGGAAGTCGCCAATGCGTCCATGTACGACGGCGCTTCTGCACTGGCCGAAGCCGTACTTATGTCGGTCCGGCTGAACAACCGCACGCGCATCTTATTGCCGCGCAGCCTGCACCCGTTTTACCGCCAGGTAGTAGCGACCTATGTGCGGGGGATAGATCTCGAACTCGTGGATATTCCCTGGTCCGACTCCGGCACACTGGATATCCCCGCTTTAAAGCGCGAATTAAACGACAATACCGCCGCCGTGGTCGTACAAAATCCGAATTTTTTGGGCGTACTCGAACACCTGGACGAAATTGGCGACCTCGTCAACAATACCAGAACGGCTTTTGTAGCCTGCGTCAACCCCATATCCCTGAGCGCGATTCGCCCGCCGGGCGACTTCGGTGCCGATATAGTCGTAGGCGATGGGCAGCCATTGGGCCTGCCCCTGTCTTATGGCGGACCTTATGTCGGCTTTTTTGCGTCGCGAAACGCACACGTGCGCAAAATGCCCGGTCGCATCTGCGGACAGACCACCGATGTAGATGGCAAACGCGGCTTTGTACTGACATTACAAACCCGCGAACAACACATTCGACGCGAACGCGCCACATCAAACATCTGCACCAACCAGACCCTTTGCGCAACTGCAGCAACCGTGTACCTATCCTCGGTCGGACCGCAGGGCTTCCGAGAAGTTGGCGAATTGAACTGGCATCAAAGCCACCGCGCATTGCAGGCATTAACCGCATTAGACGGTGTGCGCCAAAAATTCTCCGGTCCAATATTCAACGAATTCGTTTTGGAAACAGACCGCAAAGCATCCGATGTTCTAACAGCTTTGCAACAT